A single region of the Yersinia entomophaga genome encodes:
- a CDS encoding DedA family protein, translated as MEAYLEHLLTQSLAFTLFVVMFVTFIESLALVGLLLPGTVMMASVGALIGSGQVGFYPAWAAGIVGCLLGDWISYFIGRAFKQPLHRWSFLKKHKTMLDKTEYALHQHSMATVLIGRYIGPTRPLVPMVAGMLDLPPLKFALPNIIGCLTWPAVYFFPGILAGVAIDIPPSANSFMFKWLLVLVAVTVWLAGWLGWRWVRYGKRKPDRLSRWLPLARLRGLTILMTLAAIGSFIWLHVQPIMPIYRHLLWKVLAG; from the coding sequence ATGGAAGCCTATTTAGAACACCTTTTGACACAATCACTGGCTTTCACGCTATTTGTCGTCATGTTTGTCACATTTATCGAATCTTTAGCGCTGGTTGGCCTTTTGTTGCCGGGAACGGTGATGATGGCGAGCGTGGGGGCGTTAATTGGAAGCGGTCAGGTTGGATTTTATCCGGCGTGGGCGGCGGGGATTGTCGGTTGCCTGTTAGGAGATTGGATTTCCTACTTTATCGGGCGGGCGTTTAAACAGCCGCTGCACCGTTGGTCATTTCTGAAAAAGCATAAAACTATGCTGGATAAAACCGAGTATGCGCTGCATCAGCACAGCATGGCGACGGTGTTGATCGGCCGCTATATTGGCCCCACTCGGCCATTGGTGCCGATGGTCGCCGGTATGCTGGATCTGCCGCCACTAAAATTCGCTTTGCCAAATATTATTGGTTGCCTGACTTGGCCGGCGGTGTATTTCTTCCCCGGTATTTTGGCTGGAGTGGCGATTGATATCCCGCCCAGCGCCAATAGTTTCATGTTTAAGTGGCTGTTAGTCTTAGTGGCGGTAACCGTTTGGCTGGCGGGATGGTTGGGCTGGCGCTGGGTTCGCTACGGCAAGCGTAAGCCAGATCGTCTGAGTCGTTGGCTGCCGCTGGCGCGTTTACGCGGGTTAACCATATTGATGACGCTGGCGGCAATCGGCAGCTTTATCTGGCTGCACGTACAGCCGATTATGCCGATTTACCGCCATTTGCTGTGGAAAGTGTTAGCCGGTTAA
- the thiB gene encoding thiamine ABC transporter substrate binding subunit gives MFKRILPCLLLISAAATAAEATKPVLTVYTYDSFAADWGPGPAIKKSFEAECNCELKFVALEDGVSLLNRLRMEGKKSPADIVLGLDNNLVQSAEKTGLFTPSQIDTSKLALPEAWHNSTFIPYDYGYFSFVYNKEKIKNPPKSLHELIENDSPWKVIYQDPRTSTPGLGLLLWMQKVYGDEAPLAWQKLAKKTVTVTKGWSEAYGLFLKGEADFVMSYTTSPAYHLIEEKKDQYAAADFSEGHYLQVEVAAQVASSKQPELAQKFMQFMVSPAFQNHIPTGNWMYPVIKMDLPAGFNTLTVPKKALEFSAKEVADNRSKWIQAWQSAVSR, from the coding sequence GTGTTTAAACGAATTCTTCCCTGTCTGCTGCTGATTTCAGCCGCCGCCACCGCGGCTGAAGCCACCAAACCTGTCCTGACGGTTTACACCTACGATTCCTTTGCCGCTGATTGGGGACCGGGTCCTGCTATCAAAAAATCCTTCGAAGCAGAATGCAACTGCGAGCTGAAATTCGTCGCACTGGAAGACGGCGTTTCTCTGTTAAATCGCCTGCGAATGGAAGGAAAGAAAAGTCCGGCGGACATAGTATTAGGGTTGGATAACAACCTGGTGCAATCCGCAGAGAAAACCGGATTATTTACGCCAAGTCAGATAGATACCAGCAAGCTGGCGCTCCCCGAAGCCTGGCATAACAGCACATTTATTCCGTATGACTACGGCTATTTCTCCTTCGTATATAACAAGGAAAAAATAAAAAACCCGCCGAAAAGTCTGCATGAACTGATCGAAAATGACTCGCCGTGGAAGGTTATTTATCAAGATCCGCGCACCAGCACGCCGGGGCTGGGGCTACTGTTATGGATGCAGAAAGTCTACGGGGACGAAGCGCCGCTGGCATGGCAAAAACTGGCGAAAAAAACCGTGACCGTGACCAAAGGCTGGAGTGAAGCCTATGGCCTGTTCCTGAAAGGCGAAGCGGATTTTGTCATGAGCTATACCACTTCTCCGGCTTATCATTTGATTGAAGAAAAGAAAGATCAATACGCTGCTGCTGATTTCAGTGAAGGCCATTATTTGCAAGTGGAAGTCGCAGCGCAGGTAGCCTCGAGCAAACAACCGGAGCTGGCGCAGAAATTCATGCAGTTTATGGTTTCTCCGGCTTTCCAAAACCATATTCCTACCGGAAACTGGATGTATCCCGTGATTAAAATGGATCTTCCGGCCGGGTTTAACACTCTGACCGTGCCCAAAAAAGCGTTGGAATTCAGCGCGAAAGAAGTAGCCGATAACCGCAGCAAATGGATTCAGGCATGGCAATCCGCCGTCAGCCGCTAA
- the thiP gene encoding thiamine/thiamine pyrophosphate ABC transporter permease ThiP, translated as MAIRRQPLIPAWLCPGLVASFLLVGVALLAFSAIWRHAPEADWIGVWQDSYLWHVVRFTFWQAFLSALFSVAPAILLARALYRRRFPGRQLLLRLCAMTLVLPVLVALFGILSVYGRQGWLAQLFGWLGLDYHFSPYGLQGILLAHVFFNLPLATRLLLQSLESIAVEQRQLAAQLGMNGWQHFRWVEWPYLRRQILPTAALIFMLCFASFATVLSLGGGPQATTIELAIYQALSYDYDLGRAALLALIQLGCCLGLVLLSQRLNSALAVGNTHAQSWRNPQDSLWQRVSDSVLIIGTLLLLLPPLLAVVIDGTNKTLFSVLQQPALWQALTTSLTIAVAAGLLCVLLTMMLLWSSRELKLRDKMVFGQAMEMSGMVILAMPGIVLATGFFLLLNDTIGLPQSPYALVILTNALIAVPYALKVLDNPMRDLAERYGPLCLSLDIRGWHRLRWVEFSALKRPLAQALAFASVISIGDFGVVALFGNEHFRTLPFYLYQQIGAYRSNDGAVTALLLLLLCFLLFTLIEKLPGRHAKA; from the coding sequence ATGGCAATCCGCCGTCAGCCGCTAATCCCCGCTTGGCTCTGCCCGGGACTAGTTGCTTCATTCCTGCTGGTTGGGGTGGCGCTGCTGGCATTTAGCGCCATCTGGCGTCATGCCCCAGAAGCCGACTGGATCGGAGTATGGCAGGACAGCTATTTGTGGCACGTGGTGCGCTTTACCTTCTGGCAGGCTTTTTTATCGGCCCTGTTCTCGGTGGCTCCCGCTATTCTGCTGGCTCGCGCTCTGTATCGCCGCCGCTTTCCCGGCCGTCAACTGTTGCTGCGATTATGCGCCATGACCTTAGTTCTGCCGGTATTGGTGGCGCTATTTGGTATTTTGAGCGTCTATGGGCGCCAAGGCTGGTTAGCGCAACTTTTCGGCTGGCTAGGGCTGGATTACCATTTTTCCCCTTATGGTTTGCAAGGCATTCTGCTGGCTCATGTCTTTTTCAATCTACCGCTGGCTACCCGCCTGTTACTGCAATCACTGGAAAGTATTGCGGTGGAACAGCGCCAATTGGCCGCTCAGTTGGGAATGAACGGTTGGCAGCATTTCCGCTGGGTGGAATGGCCTTATTTGCGCCGCCAGATTCTGCCTACTGCCGCGCTGATCTTTATGTTGTGCTTCGCCAGTTTTGCTACCGTGCTGTCTCTTGGCGGCGGGCCACAGGCGACAACCATTGAGCTGGCTATTTATCAGGCGCTTAGCTACGACTACGATTTAGGCCGAGCGGCGCTGCTGGCGCTGATTCAGCTCGGTTGCTGTCTGGGGTTGGTGCTACTGAGCCAGCGGCTAAATAGCGCGCTAGCGGTGGGAAACACTCATGCTCAAAGCTGGCGTAACCCGCAAGACAGCCTGTGGCAACGGGTTAGCGACAGCGTACTCATCATCGGCACGCTATTATTGCTGTTACCACCTCTGCTGGCAGTGGTCATTGACGGCACTAATAAAACCCTATTTAGCGTATTACAACAACCGGCGCTATGGCAGGCTTTAACGACCTCGCTGACTATCGCCGTGGCTGCTGGATTGCTCTGCGTACTGCTGACCATGATGTTGCTGTGGAGCAGCCGAGAGTTAAAGTTGCGAGATAAAATGGTATTCGGCCAGGCAATGGAAATGAGCGGAATGGTGATATTGGCGATGCCGGGCATTGTTTTAGCCACCGGTTTCTTCCTGTTGCTCAATGACACCATAGGTTTACCCCAATCCCCCTACGCGCTAGTGATTCTCACCAACGCGCTGATTGCAGTGCCTTATGCGCTGAAAGTACTGGATAACCCGATGCGCGATTTGGCTGAACGCTACGGCCCGCTATGCCTGTCGCTGGATATCCGTGGTTGGCACCGACTGCGCTGGGTGGAATTTAGCGCCTTAAAACGTCCATTAGCTCAGGCACTCGCCTTCGCCAGCGTGATATCTATCGGTGATTTTGGCGTCGTCGCGCTATTTGGCAACGAGCATTTCCGTACCCTGCCGTTCTATCTTTATCAGCAAATTGGTGCCTATCGCAGCAACGACGGCGCGGTAACCGCCCTACTGCTACTGTTATTGTGTTTCCTCCTGTTTACCCTTATTGAGAAATTGCCGGGCCGCCATGCTAAAGCTTGA
- a CDS encoding DNA polymerase II, whose translation MDQARQGFLLTRHWRDTAAGTEVEFWLATDNGPQLVRLPPQPSVAFIPAEQAPLAEQILRDERRYQLRPLSLTDFHRRPVLGLYCQQHRQLMRLEKLLKEGGVNVYEADIRPPERYLMERFITAPVWFSGLPDKNGTLLSTRMKPAEDYRPPIKLLSLDIETSEHGELYSIGLEGCGQRQVYMLGPQNGDEQPLDFNLEYVASRPQLLEKLNQWLEQYDPDAIIGWNLVQFDLRVLQKHADRYQIPLRFGRGGNPLEWREHGFKQGHFFASAAGRLIIDGIEALKSATWNFPSFSLESVAQTLLGEGKDSDSPYQRMDEINRRFAEDKPALARYNLKDCELVTRIFAKTELLSFLLERASVTGLAADRSGGSVAAFTHLYLPRMHRAGYVAPNLGELPEEHSPGGFVMDSQPGLYDSVLVLDYKSLYPSIIRTFLIDPVGLVEGMHQPTLAHSVPGFRNAWFSREKHCLPAIVKQIWQGREAAKQQKNKPLSQALKIIMNAFYGVLGSSGCRFFDPRLASSITLRGHEIMRQTRELIADRGYQVIYGDTDSTFVWLKHAHSDEQASQIGKELVEYVNAWWQRHLHETFGLSCALELEFETHYRRFLMPTIRGAEQGSKKRYAGLVTTPEGDRMVYKGLETVRTDWTPLAQTFQQELYQRIFQQQPYQDYIRDYVAQTLNGELDHLLVYRKRLRRKLDDYQRNVPPHARAARLADEFNRQQGRPLQYQNGGWISYVMTTSGPEPLEIRHSPIDYDHYLSRQLQPVAEAILPFLQDDFTTLITGQMGLF comes from the coding sequence GTGGATCAAGCGCGCCAAGGTTTCCTGCTCACCCGCCATTGGCGGGATACAGCGGCAGGCACTGAAGTTGAATTCTGGTTGGCAACCGATAATGGGCCACAGTTGGTTCGGCTGCCGCCTCAGCCTTCCGTGGCCTTTATTCCCGCAGAGCAAGCGCCGTTGGCAGAGCAAATCCTGCGGGATGAGCGCCGCTATCAGTTACGGCCGCTTTCCCTGACGGATTTTCACCGCCGCCCGGTTTTAGGGCTGTATTGCCAACAACATCGTCAGCTGATGCGGCTGGAAAAGCTGCTGAAAGAAGGCGGAGTGAATGTCTACGAAGCGGACATTCGCCCGCCGGAACGCTACCTGATGGAACGTTTTATTACCGCACCAGTGTGGTTTAGCGGACTACCGGATAAAAACGGCACGTTATTGTCCACCCGAATGAAACCAGCCGAAGATTATCGTCCACCAATAAAACTGCTGTCTCTGGATATAGAAACCAGCGAGCACGGTGAGTTGTACAGTATTGGACTGGAAGGCTGCGGCCAGCGTCAAGTTTATATGTTGGGGCCGCAAAATGGGGATGAGCAACCGTTGGATTTCAATCTGGAATACGTTGCCAGCCGTCCGCAGCTACTGGAAAAACTGAATCAATGGCTGGAACAATACGATCCCGATGCCATTATCGGCTGGAATCTGGTGCAATTTGATCTGCGGGTACTGCAAAAACATGCGGATCGCTATCAGATTCCACTGCGTTTTGGTCGTGGCGGTAACCCACTGGAATGGCGCGAGCACGGTTTTAAACAGGGGCACTTTTTTGCCTCAGCCGCTGGGCGGCTGATTATCGACGGCATTGAAGCGCTCAAATCAGCCACCTGGAATTTTCCCTCTTTCAGTCTGGAATCCGTCGCGCAAACCTTGCTGGGCGAAGGCAAAGATAGCGATTCCCCCTATCAACGAATGGATGAAATCAATCGTCGCTTTGCTGAGGATAAACCTGCGCTAGCGCGCTATAACTTGAAAGACTGCGAGTTGGTAACGCGGATTTTTGCCAAAACCGAATTGCTCAGCTTCTTACTGGAAAGAGCCAGCGTAACCGGTCTGGCCGCCGATCGCAGCGGCGGGTCGGTCGCGGCCTTTACTCATCTGTATTTGCCGCGCATGCACCGGGCCGGTTATGTCGCGCCGAATTTAGGGGAGTTACCGGAAGAACATAGCCCCGGCGGCTTCGTGATGGATTCTCAGCCCGGTTTGTACGACTCGGTGCTGGTGCTGGACTACAAAAGCCTGTACCCGTCGATTATTCGAACTTTCCTGATAGATCCTGTTGGCTTAGTCGAAGGCATGCATCAGCCAACGCTTGCGCATTCAGTGCCCGGTTTTCGCAACGCCTGGTTTTCTCGCGAGAAACACTGCCTACCCGCCATTGTTAAACAAATCTGGCAAGGCCGAGAAGCCGCTAAACAACAGAAAAATAAGCCGTTATCTCAAGCGTTGAAAATCATTATGAATGCGTTTTACGGCGTATTGGGCTCCAGCGGCTGCCGTTTCTTCGATCCTCGGCTGGCCTCTTCGATCACACTGCGTGGTCACGAGATCATGCGCCAAACGCGTGAATTAATCGCAGATCGCGGTTATCAGGTCATTTACGGCGACACCGACTCCACCTTTGTCTGGCTGAAACACGCCCATAGCGACGAGCAAGCCAGCCAGATTGGCAAAGAATTGGTGGAATACGTGAACGCATGGTGGCAACGACATTTGCACGAGACGTTTGGCCTGTCCTGCGCATTAGAACTGGAGTTTGAAACTCACTATCGGCGCTTTTTGATGCCCACCATCCGCGGCGCAGAGCAAGGCAGTAAAAAACGTTATGCTGGATTGGTCACCACGCCCGAAGGCGATCGTATGGTGTACAAAGGGTTAGAAACCGTGCGCACCGATTGGACGCCGCTGGCTCAGACTTTTCAGCAAGAACTTTATCAACGTATATTCCAACAGCAACCCTATCAGGACTACATTCGCGATTACGTGGCGCAAACCCTGAACGGCGAGCTGGATCATCTGCTGGTTTATCGGAAACGGCTGCGAAGAAAGCTGGATGATTATCAGCGCAATGTGCCACCTCATGCCCGTGCGGCTCGTCTGGCCGATGAGTTTAATCGTCAGCAAGGACGCCCTTTGCAATACCAAAACGGCGGCTGGATCAGCTATGTGATGACCACGTCTGGCCCGGAGCCGCTGGAAATTCGTCATTCCCCCATTGATTACGATCATTACCTCTCCCGCCAGCTACAACCCGTAGCCGAGGCTATACTACCCTTTCTGCAGGATGATTTTACAACGTTGATTACTGGTCAAATGGGACTTTTTTAA
- the rapA gene encoding RNA polymerase-associated protein RapA, translating into MPFTLGQRWISDTESELGLGTVVAIDVRMVTLLFPATGENRLYARNDSPITRVMFNPGDTISSHEGWQMKVEEVTHENGLITYIGTRLDTEETGVAMREVLLDSKLTFSKPQDRLFAGQIDRMDRFALRFRARKYQSEQFRLPWSGLRGVRASLIPHQLHIAYEVGQRHAPRVLLADEVGLGKTIEAGMIIHQQLLAGRAERVLIVVPESLQHQWLVEMLRRFNLRFSLFDDSRYSEAMQDSSNPFETEQLVICSLDFVRRNKQRLEQLADASWDLLVVDEAHHLAWSEEAPSREYQVIEQLAENIPGVLLLTATPEQLGQQSHFARLRLLDPDRFHDYEDFVSEQQQYRPIADAVTLLLGGERLADDKLNMLGEMIAEQDIEPLLKAANSDGEDSEAARRQLVDMLMDRHGTSRVLFRNTRNGVKGFPHRVLHEIKLPLPTQYQTAIKVSGIMGAKKSLEARAKDMLYPEQIYQEFEGENATWWNFDPRVEWLLNYLIANRDEKVLVICAQAATALQLEQVLREREAIRAAVFHEGLSLIERDRAAAYFASEEDGAQVLLCSEIGSEGRNFQFACQLVMFDLPFNPDLLEQRIGRLDRIGQNREIQIMVPYLENTAQAILVRWYHEGLDAFEHTCPTGRTIYDSAYQELIGYLATPAEQEGLDEFIHTCRQQHDKLKQQLEQGRDRLLEMHSNGGEHGQELAEAIANQDNDINLVSFALNLFDIVGINQEDRSDNLIVLTPSDHMLVPDFPGLPQDGCTVTFDRDQALSREDAQFVSWEHPIIRNGLDLILSGDTGSCAVSLLKNKALPVGTLLAELVYVVEAQAPKHLQLTRFLPPTPVRMLMDRKGTNLAAQVEFESFNRQLNAVNRHTSSKLVNAVQQEVHAMLQQAEALVEEQAKALIETAKQEADEKLSAELARLEALKAVNPNIRDDELEALEHNRKMVLENLNQAGWRLDAIRLVVVTHQ; encoded by the coding sequence ATGCCTTTTACACTTGGTCAACGCTGGATCAGCGATACAGAAAGCGAACTTGGACTGGGTACTGTCGTAGCCATCGACGTACGCATGGTCACCTTGCTGTTCCCTGCAACCGGTGAAAACCGCCTCTATGCCAGAAATGACTCTCCAATCACCCGCGTGATGTTCAACCCCGGTGATACCATCAGCAGCCACGAAGGCTGGCAAATGAAAGTGGAAGAAGTCACCCACGAAAACGGATTGATTACCTATATCGGCACCCGTTTGGATACCGAGGAAACCGGCGTAGCAATGCGTGAAGTGTTGCTGGATAGCAAACTCACTTTTAGCAAGCCGCAAGATCGCCTATTCGCCGGTCAGATCGATCGAATGGATCGTTTTGCCCTGCGTTTCCGCGCTCGTAAATACCAAAGCGAGCAGTTCCGTTTACCGTGGAGCGGTCTGCGCGGCGTTCGCGCCAGCCTGATTCCTCATCAGTTGCATATCGCTTACGAAGTCGGTCAGCGTCACGCTCCACGCGTACTGTTGGCCGATGAAGTTGGTTTGGGTAAAACCATTGAAGCCGGGATGATTATCCATCAGCAATTATTGGCTGGTCGCGCTGAGCGCGTGCTGATCGTGGTGCCGGAAAGCCTGCAACACCAGTGGCTGGTTGAGATGCTGCGCCGCTTTAACCTACGCTTCTCACTGTTTGACGACAGTCGTTATTCCGAAGCGATGCAAGACAGCAGCAACCCATTTGAAACCGAACAGTTGGTTATCTGCTCATTAGATTTCGTACGTCGTAACAAGCAACGTTTAGAGCAACTGGCCGACGCATCCTGGGATTTGTTAGTGGTGGATGAAGCCCACCATCTGGCCTGGAGCGAAGAAGCCCCGAGCCGCGAATATCAGGTTATTGAGCAACTGGCGGAAAATATCCCTGGCGTACTGCTGCTGACCGCAACCCCTGAGCAATTGGGCCAACAGAGCCACTTTGCCCGTTTGCGCCTGCTGGATCCGGATCGCTTCCACGATTACGAAGATTTTGTCAGCGAACAACAGCAATATCGTCCTATCGCTGACGCAGTGACGCTACTGCTGGGCGGCGAGCGTCTGGCGGACGACAAGCTGAATATGCTGGGTGAAATGATTGCCGAGCAGGATATCGAACCGCTGCTGAAAGCGGCAAACAGCGACGGAGAAGACAGCGAAGCGGCGCGCCGCCAGCTAGTCGACATGCTGATGGATCGCCACGGTACCAGCCGAGTTCTGTTCCGTAACACCCGTAACGGCGTGAAAGGTTTCCCGCACCGCGTACTGCACGAAATAAAACTGCCATTGCCAACCCAGTATCAAACGGCGATCAAAGTCTCTGGCATTATGGGTGCGAAGAAATCGCTGGAAGCTCGCGCCAAAGATATGCTTTATCCCGAGCAGATTTATCAGGAATTTGAAGGGGAAAATGCCACCTGGTGGAATTTTGATCCTCGCGTTGAATGGCTACTGAACTACCTGATCGCCAACCGCGATGAGAAAGTGCTGGTTATCTGCGCTCAGGCCGCCACCGCGCTGCAACTGGAGCAGGTCTTACGTGAACGTGAGGCGATTCGCGCTGCCGTGTTCCATGAAGGTTTATCGCTGATTGAGCGGGATCGCGCAGCGGCTTATTTTGCCTCAGAAGAAGACGGTGCCCAGGTGCTGTTGTGTTCAGAAATCGGCTCAGAAGGGCGTAACTTCCAGTTTGCCTGCCAGTTGGTGATGTTTGATTTGCCGTTTAACCCAGATCTGCTGGAACAGCGAATCGGACGTCTGGATCGCATTGGCCAGAACCGTGAAATTCAAATCATGGTGCCTTATCTGGAAAATACTGCACAGGCGATTTTAGTGCGCTGGTATCACGAAGGTCTCGATGCCTTCGAACATACCTGCCCGACAGGCCGAACCATTTATGACAGCGCCTATCAGGAATTGATCGGCTATCTGGCCACGCCAGCCGAACAGGAAGGTTTGGACGAATTTATCCACACCTGCCGTCAGCAGCACGACAAACTGAAGCAACAACTGGAGCAGGGTCGTGACCGTCTGCTGGAAATGCATTCAAACGGTGGCGAACACGGTCAGGAACTGGCCGAGGCTATCGCCAATCAGGATAACGACATCAATCTGGTAAGCTTTGCGCTGAACCTGTTTGATATTGTCGGCATCAATCAGGAAGACCGCAGCGATAACCTGATCGTATTAACGCCATCAGACCACATGCTGGTACCGGATTTCCCTGGTCTGCCGCAGGATGGCTGCACCGTAACGTTCGATCGCGATCAGGCGTTATCCCGTGAAGACGCACAGTTTGTGTCCTGGGAACACCCGATTATTCGCAACGGCCTGGATTTGATTTTGTCCGGCGACACCGGAAGCTGTGCAGTTTCTCTGTTGAAAAACAAAGCATTACCAGTAGGTACTCTGCTGGCGGAGTTGGTTTATGTGGTAGAAGCTCAGGCACCTAAGCATCTGCAACTGACCCGCTTCCTGCCACCGACGCCGGTACGTATGCTGATGGATCGCAAAGGCACCAATCTGGCGGCTCAGGTAGAGTTTGAAAGCTTTAACCGCCAGTTGAATGCGGTCAATCGCCACACCTCAAGCAAGCTGGTGAACGCGGTTCAGCAAGAGGTTCACGCCATGCTGCAACAGGCGGAAGCGCTGGTAGAAGAACAGGCGAAAGCGCTGATCGAAACCGCCAAGCAAGAAGCCGATGAAAAGCTGAGTGCCGAACTGGCACGTTTGGAAGCGTTGAAAGCCGTTAACCCGAATATTCGTGATGACGAACTCGAAGCGCTGGAGCATAACCGCAAAATGGTGCTGGAAAACCTGAATCAGGCTGGCTGGCGTCTTGACGCAATCCGCTTGGTTGTGGTCACTCACCAGTAA
- the thiQ gene encoding thiamine ABC transporter ATP-binding protein ThiQ, with protein MLKLEKITYLYDHLPMRFDVQINPGERVAILGPSGAGKSTLLSLIAGFLTPVSGRMLLNNQEHSGSPPAKRPVSMLFQENNLFSHLTVEQNIGLGLNPGLKLNNQQRQLLQQIAQQVGLENCLDRLPAQLSGGQRQRAALARCLVRSQPILLLDEPFSALDPALRTEMLQLLEQVCDRRQLTLLMVSHNLDDAARIAERTLLIVDGRIYYDGPTQALVEGSVAEACVLGITSTLTG; from the coding sequence ATGCTAAAGCTTGAGAAAATTACCTATTTATATGACCACTTGCCTATGCGCTTTGATGTGCAAATTAATCCGGGCGAGCGCGTGGCTATTCTTGGCCCCAGCGGAGCAGGTAAAAGCACCTTACTTAGCCTAATCGCCGGGTTCCTTACGCCAGTCAGTGGTCGTATGCTATTGAATAACCAAGAGCACAGCGGTAGCCCTCCAGCTAAGCGACCGGTTTCCATGCTGTTTCAGGAAAACAATTTATTCTCACATTTGACAGTTGAGCAAAACATCGGGCTGGGGCTAAATCCGGGATTAAAGCTGAATAACCAACAACGCCAGTTATTGCAGCAAATTGCTCAACAGGTAGGATTGGAGAACTGTCTGGATCGCTTGCCAGCACAGCTTTCCGGTGGCCAGCGGCAACGAGCGGCGCTGGCGCGGTGTCTGGTTCGCAGCCAGCCGATCCTGTTATTGGATGAGCCATTTTCTGCACTCGATCCGGCATTACGCACCGAAATGCTGCAACTGCTGGAACAGGTTTGCGACCGTCGCCAACTGACTTTGCTTATGGTTTCCCATAATCTGGACGATGCCGCGCGGATTGCGGAACGAACGTTACTGATAGTGGACGGGCGCATCTATTACGATGGCCCGACTCAGGCATTGGTGGAAGGTTCGGTGGCTGAGGCCTGCGTACTGGGCATTACCTCAACTTTAACCGGCTAA